Proteins co-encoded in one Saprospira grandis genomic window:
- a CDS encoding leucine-rich repeat domain-containing protein: MYPYLFAISLICTASFLRAQSLFSLEQLENDEEIPLYYSVDKAYIEKAKAYKLRLYKQANSLPPLVAQLPNLQALYAEHIYFEHLTEAIGDLEQLQLLSLRHNKVKELPEALAKLQNLKWLDLSKNRLTSFPYPLDQLGSLEKLQLQENDIDSLPTDLSNWQNLQYLDLSNNYFVDLGGLPKLPNLQYLDLYYNKLEELDSLLWQMENLQQLNLGRNPLKNPEQLFEQLPALKQLYELQLPELGLEQLPSNLDQLQQIERLNLKGNKLKAIDESLYSMKDLFWLDLSDNRLDSLSPRIGELEHLVWLSLAGNDLEILPDSLKYLENLRYLSIRVMDLKGFPEVVCELPNLEELNAANIQIYSLPSSMEKMQNLRAIDLSYNKYLKPGQVFARLAKLPRLTSLKLAGTKYNHLPANIGDLQALEILDLSDNDFGQLPDSLYSLRNLRQLNLADTKLRKLKHKIGQLENLEELDLRYNSKLDHLPESIKQCKKLKKIYLRGCPIPEEEKACLREWLPGVKLY, translated from the coding sequence ATGTATCCATATCTTTTTGCCATCAGTCTGATTTGTACGGCCTCCTTTTTGCGGGCCCAATCTCTTTTTAGTTTAGAACAACTAGAAAACGATGAGGAAATTCCCCTCTACTATTCGGTAGATAAGGCCTATATAGAAAAAGCCAAGGCCTATAAGCTACGCCTCTACAAACAGGCCAATAGTCTGCCGCCTTTAGTGGCCCAATTGCCCAATTTGCAAGCCCTTTATGCCGAACATATTTACTTTGAGCATTTAACGGAGGCCATTGGCGATTTAGAACAGCTACAACTGCTTTCTCTTCGGCATAATAAGGTGAAAGAACTGCCCGAAGCCCTGGCCAAATTGCAAAACCTCAAGTGGCTGGACCTCAGCAAAAATCGCCTGACAAGCTTTCCCTATCCCTTGGACCAATTAGGTAGCTTAGAAAAATTGCAACTGCAAGAAAATGATATTGATAGCCTGCCCACCGATTTATCGAACTGGCAAAATTTGCAATATCTGGACCTCTCTAATAATTATTTTGTAGACCTTGGTGGCTTGCCTAAATTGCCTAATTTGCAGTATCTAGATCTCTATTATAATAAGTTAGAGGAACTAGATAGCTTGCTCTGGCAAATGGAAAACCTACAACAACTCAATTTGGGCCGCAACCCCCTCAAAAATCCAGAGCAACTCTTTGAGCAGTTGCCTGCGCTCAAACAACTCTACGAGCTACAATTACCCGAATTGGGCCTAGAGCAACTGCCCAGTAATTTGGACCAATTGCAGCAAATAGAACGCCTCAACCTTAAGGGGAATAAACTAAAAGCCATAGACGAAAGCCTCTATAGCATGAAGGACCTCTTTTGGTTAGACCTCTCTGATAACCGACTCGATAGCCTCTCTCCCAGAATAGGCGAATTGGAGCATTTGGTCTGGTTGAGCTTGGCTGGAAATGATCTAGAGATTTTGCCCGATAGCCTAAAATATCTGGAAAATCTCCGCTACCTCAGTATTCGGGTGATGGACCTCAAGGGCTTTCCCGAGGTAGTTTGCGAGCTTCCCAATTTAGAAGAGCTCAATGCCGCCAATATTCAGATTTATAGTTTGCCCAGCAGCATGGAAAAAATGCAAAACTTAAGGGCCATTGATTTGAGCTATAACAAATACCTGAAACCAGGGCAGGTCTTTGCCCGCTTGGCCAAACTCCCCCGCTTGACTAGCCTCAAGCTAGCTGGGACCAAATACAATCATTTACCCGCCAATATTGGCGATTTACAGGCCCTAGAAATCTTGGACCTCTCGGATAATGATTTTGGCCAACTACCCGATAGTCTGTATAGCTTACGCAATTTGCGCCAACTGAATCTGGCCGATACCAAGCTGCGCAAACTCAAGCATAAAATTGGGCAATTGGAGAATTTGGAAGAGCTTGATTTGCGCTATAACAGCAAATTGGACCATTTGCCAGAAAGCATTAAGCAATGCAAAAAGCTAAAGAAAATCTATTTGAGAGGCTGCCCTATTCCCGAAGAAGAAAAGGCTTGTCTCCGAGAATGGTTGCCTGGCGTAAAGCTCTATTAA
- a CDS encoding low molecular weight protein-tyrosine-phosphatase, protein MKILMLCLGNICRSPLAEGILRKKVTDLNLDWTIDSAGTSAYHAGEAPDPRSQAVAFAHGIDISQQRSRALKPKDFAIFDLILAMDSQNYQDARKMAQGEEQKAKVQLIMNFERPHFNQAVPDPYWDDNGFELVYAMLDRACEALIQQLS, encoded by the coding sequence ATGAAAATTTTAATGCTTTGCCTAGGCAATATATGCCGCTCTCCGCTAGCGGAGGGCATTCTGCGTAAAAAAGTAACTGATTTAAATTTAGACTGGACTATAGATTCGGCGGGGACCTCTGCCTATCATGCTGGCGAAGCCCCCGATCCTCGTTCTCAGGCGGTGGCCTTCGCCCATGGGATCGACATCAGCCAACAGCGATCTCGAGCCCTAAAACCCAAAGATTTTGCTATCTTTGACCTTATTCTGGCTATGGATAGCCAAAATTATCAAGATGCCCGAAAAATGGCCCAAGGAGAAGAGCAAAAAGCAAAAGTACAGCTCATTATGAACTTCGAACGGCCCCATTTCAACCAAGCCGTTCCCGATCCTTATTGGGATGACAATGGCTTTGAGTTGGTCTATGCCATGTTGGACCGTGCCTGCGAGGCGCTGATTCAACAACTGAGCTAG
- a CDS encoding RNA polymerase sigma factor — protein MSKDKSKENAPLLEAIRLRDDKVIKQIYLENKKKFVPAACKIFMQKEAEVSEYYHECFLVFVDNVQKGKLTKLTCQLHTYLLAISKRLRKESFRNQQRDKLSTQDTEFWLNVDGESSSVDTSILEHYEDEHRKKIVRSLLSRISPSCQKLLNLIFYKNYSLAEIVEQMQYSDDRVVRKRKSICMKKLREIAQSFKDKLH, from the coding sequence ATGTCTAAAGATAAAAGTAAAGAGAACGCTCCATTGCTTGAAGCGATTCGGTTGAGAGACGATAAAGTAATAAAGCAGATATATCTGGAGAACAAGAAAAAGTTTGTACCTGCAGCTTGTAAAATTTTTATGCAAAAAGAAGCGGAGGTCAGTGAGTACTATCATGAATGTTTTCTTGTTTTTGTAGATAATGTGCAGAAAGGTAAATTAACGAAGCTGACTTGTCAGCTACATACTTATTTACTGGCTATATCTAAGCGTTTGCGCAAGGAATCTTTCAGGAATCAGCAAAGAGACAAGTTGTCTACTCAGGATACCGAATTTTGGTTAAATGTAGATGGGGAGTCTAGTTCTGTTGATACCTCTATTTTGGAACATTACGAAGATGAGCATCGTAAAAAGATAGTAAGGAGTTTACTAAGTCGCATTAGTCCTTCTTGCCAAAAGTTGCTCAATCTTATTTTTTATAAAAATTATAGCTTAGCTGAGATTGTCGAGCAAATGCAATACTCTGACGATCGAGTTGTACGCAAGCGAAAATCGATTTGCATGAAGAAGCTCCGGGAGATTGCGCAGTCTTTTAAAGATAAGCTTCACTAA
- the pdxH gene encoding pyridoxamine 5'-phosphate oxidase has translation MNRDLNEKVAQLREDYQMGSLLETEVAENPFRQFENWFKAALTANLPEPNAMTLATVDEQGRPAARIVLLKGFDEKGLYFYTNYGSAKGQQLDLNPQAALVFAWIEMERQIRIDGLVEKLSASASEQYFRSRPRDSQFGALASAQSQLISDRSVLEDRLAELKAKYPEGTEIPMPENWGGYLVRPYRFEFWQGRSSRLHDRLRYTIDKIEGEEKKWKIERLAP, from the coding sequence ATGAATCGAGATTTAAATGAGAAGGTCGCCCAATTAAGAGAAGATTATCAAATGGGCAGCCTATTAGAAACTGAGGTAGCCGAAAACCCTTTTCGGCAGTTTGAAAACTGGTTCAAGGCCGCTTTAACCGCCAATTTGCCCGAGCCCAACGCCATGACCTTGGCCACGGTAGACGAACAGGGGCGGCCAGCAGCCCGCATCGTTCTGCTCAAGGGATTTGATGAAAAAGGCCTGTATTTTTATACGAATTATGGTAGCGCCAAAGGACAACAACTCGATTTGAACCCGCAGGCCGCCTTGGTTTTTGCTTGGATTGAAATGGAGCGCCAAATTCGCATAGATGGCCTAGTCGAAAAGTTGAGCGCCTCGGCTTCTGAGCAGTATTTCCGCTCTCGCCCTCGAGATAGCCAATTTGGAGCCCTAGCCTCGGCCCAAAGCCAACTGATTAGCGATCGTTCTGTTTTGGAAGATCGTTTGGCCGAGCTGAAGGCAAAATACCCAGAAGGGACAGAGATTCCCATGCCCGAAAACTGGGGTGGCTATTTGGTCCGACCCTACCGCTTCGAGTTTTGGCAGGGCCGCAGCAGCCGCTTGCACGACCGTCTTCGCTATACCATAGACAAAATTGAGGGCGAAGAGAAAAAATGGAAAATCGAACGCTTAGCGCCTTAA
- the pdxA gene encoding 4-hydroxythreonine-4-phosphate dehydrogenase PdxA — translation MEKIKIGISIGDINGIGPEVLLKTLGDSRITELCTPVIFGSAKILAYHKNIVKLRSFQFHTIEEGEQPEEGQINVVNCWSDNVRINLGNISEEAGKYAYIALEKAVQALKDGYVDALVTAPINKEAMQLANFPHTGHTEYLAEQLGSKENLMMLVHENLRVGLVTNHLPIRQVADAINSQTVLRKLQLMHHSLRADFGLDRPKIAVLGLNPHASDGGNIGKEEQEVILPAIEKAKKEGIMAIGPYPADGFFGSQNYKNFDAILAMYHDQGLVAFKALSFGQGVNFTAGMPFVRTSPDHGTAFNLAGKNVAEADSFRRALYLAIDAYRNRANYEDMHANEMPIISLEQYEKEEEQERRKYRKQRQQERKDAPKQEETNEEDPKGKGKRSSKRPPRGPKRKGPRPTDAVENKEAEAPKNEQKQEPQKQEPKAEAPKNEQKQEPKKQEPKAEAPKNEQKQEPKKQEPKAEAPKNEQKQEPKKQEPKAEAPKNEQKQEPQKQEPKAEAPKNEQKQEPKKQEPKAEAPKNEQKQEPKKQEPKAEAPQSELKQEELNKD, via the coding sequence ATGGAAAAGATTAAAATAGGAATTTCTATTGGAGACATTAACGGTATTGGTCCAGAAGTTCTCCTCAAGACATTAGGCGATAGCCGCATTACCGAACTTTGTACGCCCGTTATTTTTGGTTCGGCCAAGATCTTGGCCTACCATAAAAATATTGTCAAGCTGCGCAGTTTTCAGTTTCATACCATAGAAGAAGGAGAACAGCCAGAAGAAGGACAAATCAATGTGGTCAACTGTTGGAGCGATAATGTTCGTATCAATTTGGGCAATATCTCTGAAGAAGCAGGCAAATATGCTTATATCGCCCTCGAAAAAGCCGTACAGGCCCTAAAAGATGGCTATGTAGATGCCCTAGTCACTGCCCCCATCAATAAGGAGGCTATGCAGCTAGCCAACTTTCCGCATACAGGACATACCGAATATCTGGCCGAGCAATTGGGTAGCAAAGAAAACCTAATGATGCTGGTGCATGAAAACCTCCGTGTGGGGCTGGTGACCAATCATCTCCCCATTCGCCAAGTGGCCGATGCCATCAATAGCCAAACCGTTTTGCGCAAGCTACAACTGATGCACCATAGTTTGCGGGCCGACTTTGGGCTGGACCGCCCAAAAATTGCCGTTCTGGGCCTTAATCCCCACGCTAGCGATGGCGGAAATATTGGTAAGGAAGAGCAAGAAGTGATTCTCCCCGCTATCGAAAAAGCCAAAAAAGAAGGCATTATGGCTATTGGCCCCTACCCTGCCGATGGATTCTTTGGTAGCCAAAATTATAAAAATTTTGACGCCATTTTGGCCATGTACCACGACCAAGGACTCGTGGCTTTTAAGGCCCTCTCTTTTGGTCAAGGGGTCAACTTTACCGCTGGTATGCCCTTTGTCCGCACTTCTCCAGACCATGGGACCGCCTTCAATTTGGCCGGAAAAAATGTAGCCGAAGCCGACTCTTTCCGCCGCGCGCTCTATCTGGCTATCGATGCCTACAGAAATAGAGCTAATTATGAGGATATGCACGCTAATGAAATGCCTATCATCAGCCTAGAACAATACGAAAAGGAAGAGGAACAGGAAAGACGGAAATACCGCAAGCAACGCCAACAAGAACGAAAAGATGCTCCTAAACAAGAGGAGACTAATGAGGAAGACCCCAAAGGAAAAGGCAAGCGCAGCAGTAAACGCCCCCCTCGTGGACCAAAACGCAAGGGTCCCCGCCCTACAGATGCTGTAGAAAATAAAGAAGCCGAAGCTCCCAAAAACGAGCAGAAGCAGGAACCCCAAAAACAGGAACCTAAAGCCGAAGCTCCTAAAAATGAGCAAAAGCAGGAACCTAAAAAACAGGAACCTAAGGCCGAAGCTCCCAAAAACGAGCAGAAGCAGGAACCCAAAAAACAGGAACCTAAGGCCGAAGCTCCCAAAAATGAGCAGAAGCAGGAACCCAAAAAACAGGAACCTAAGGCCGAAGCTCCTAAAAATGAGCAGAAGCAGGAACCCCAAAAACAGGAACCTAAAGCCGAAGCTCCCAAAAATGAGCAAAAGCAGGAACCCAAAAAACAGGAACCTAAAGCCGAAGCTCCCAAAAATGAGCAAAAGCAGGAACCCAAAAAACAGGAACCTAAAGCCGAAGCTCCTCAAAGCGAGCTAAAGCAAGAGGAACTGAATAAGGACTAA
- a CDS encoding KpsF/GutQ family sugar-phosphate isomerase — MSYQETAKSVFELEAKALQQLGQKINSHFDGAVQAILNCSGRLVVCGMGKSGLIGKKIAATLASVGRPSFFLHPSEAIHGDLGMLMENDCFLSLSNSGETDELLQILPHIQALELPHICIVGRPKSTLARYADFVLDVGVSVEAARLQAVPLASSLTALAMGDALAAAYIEASNFQQADFLRYHPGGNLGKRLLTKVQEAMQSEKLPIVGPNANMQELLLTISAGQLGLAIVQEAGKVLGIITDGDLRRQLSQTANDAFFALKAKALMTPTPKTISPQASLLDAEEQMQQLRINALLVLEEERLLGIIAKQHLK, encoded by the coding sequence ATGTCTTATCAAGAAACTGCAAAATCGGTATTTGAGTTGGAGGCCAAGGCCCTTCAGCAACTTGGCCAAAAAATTAACAGTCATTTTGATGGGGCTGTTCAGGCTATTCTCAATTGCTCGGGCCGTTTGGTGGTCTGTGGCATGGGCAAATCGGGCCTGATTGGGAAAAAGATTGCGGCGACTTTGGCCAGCGTGGGGCGGCCGAGCTTTTTCCTCCACCCTTCAGAGGCCATTCATGGCGATTTGGGGATGCTGATGGAAAATGACTGCTTTTTGAGCCTTTCTAATTCGGGCGAAACGGATGAACTTTTGCAAATTTTGCCTCATATTCAAGCGCTCGAGCTGCCGCATATTTGTATTGTGGGCCGCCCTAAATCAACCTTGGCCCGCTATGCCGACTTTGTCCTAGATGTGGGCGTTTCGGTAGAGGCCGCCCGCCTGCAGGCAGTTCCCTTGGCCTCTAGCCTGACTGCCCTGGCCATGGGCGATGCCCTAGCTGCGGCCTATATTGAGGCCAGCAATTTCCAACAGGCCGATTTTTTGCGCTATCATCCTGGCGGCAACCTCGGCAAGCGCCTGCTCACTAAGGTCCAAGAGGCCATGCAAAGCGAAAAATTGCCCATTGTTGGCCCAAATGCCAATATGCAAGAGCTATTATTGACCATTTCGGCTGGGCAGCTGGGCCTAGCCATTGTTCAGGAGGCCGGAAAAGTCTTGGGCATTATTACCGATGGCGATTTGCGCCGCCAACTGAGCCAAACGGCCAATGATGCCTTTTTTGCCCTGAAGGCCAAGGCCCTAATGACGCCAACACCCAAAACTATTTCTCCCCAAGCCTCTTTGCTCGATGCCGAGGAGCAAATGCAGCAGCTGCGAATCAACGCCCTTTTGGTCCTAGAAGAAGAACGCCTGCTGGGGATTATTGCCAAGCAACATCTTAAGTAG
- a CDS encoding M16 family metallopeptidase, with product MMKLKQWGFALGLLLMGVAACKTSTKVKGGLSSNDEQQNSPAKDTSSPLSGLGGISANTNTVEEKASGMEAALPFDESIRTGQLENGMRYYLRKNAKPENRIELRLAIDAGSMQEEDSQRGLAHFVEHMCFNGTANFKKNELVDFLEKTGVRFGADLNAYTSFDETVYMLQLPTDKEGLVDKGLVVMQDWASAVSFEEEEIDKERGVILSEWRTRLGADERMRQVYWPKLFYNSRYANRLPIGTTEVIQNAPYERLTTFYKDWYRPNLMALIVVGDIDLDEIEAKIKTNFSKMENPENPKEKKLFEVPGHKETFVSVATDKEATNVSFQMIHKHAPKSIKTLDDFRTSITHQLYNIMLNARYKELSQDPKAPFLYAGSGYGNYVRNSDAYFIQAAAKENSIEEAIALVLREQKRVLEHGFTDTELERAKAEYLNYVEQAYRKRDKVTSASIASECVSHFLQDAPLFGIEKELQLVKEFLPSIKLKEMNALPKAWITKENRTAILTAPAKEGLKIPTEDRIRELLAENEKIEVEAYKDKFLDMPLLEKAPKAGKVTAQKEVKEKELNITEWTLSNGAKVILKPTDFEGDQIMLQAYNPGGHSIYDVKDFLTASSAAELIDRSGVGQFDLIALEKKLTAKTVSISPYISELSEGFSGRSSTADFETMLKLLYLYATQSRLDKNAYEAYLEEAIEQSRNALSNPQQYFFNEYQKALSQNHPRRPGLLSEEQIRSIDMKRAHEIYKERFADFSDFTFVLVGNFKPEEIKGQVEQYIASLPSTNRKENYKDPEVKFPTKGMTKNLKKGLAPQSNVILSFAQEVNWSAQEAFKLDAAISVLSIMVRENLREDKGGVYSPFVGGGMSREPKGTSQIIVFFQCAPDDVEVLVEAVKEEVAKLQKNGPSEENLEKVRETKRRGLETSLKENRFWIGQLLNKYRFNENPLSIFDKEKMIEDLKADDIKKAMNQYADIEKALILTIKPEKEVDNERP from the coding sequence ATGATGAAGCTAAAACAATGGGGCTTTGCCCTAGGGTTGCTCCTAATGGGAGTAGCCGCCTGCAAAACCTCTACTAAAGTAAAAGGTGGGCTCTCCTCTAATGACGAGCAACAAAATAGCCCCGCCAAAGATACTAGCTCGCCCTTGAGCGGATTAGGCGGTATCTCGGCCAATACCAACACCGTAGAAGAAAAGGCTAGCGGTATGGAAGCCGCTCTCCCTTTTGACGAAAGTATCCGCACAGGCCAACTAGAAAACGGTATGCGCTACTATCTGCGCAAAAATGCCAAACCCGAAAACCGCATCGAATTACGCCTAGCTATCGATGCCGGCTCTATGCAAGAGGAAGATAGCCAAAGAGGCCTGGCCCACTTTGTAGAGCATATGTGCTTTAATGGTACCGCCAACTTCAAAAAGAATGAGTTGGTTGACTTCCTAGAAAAAACAGGGGTCCGCTTTGGTGCCGACCTTAACGCCTATACTTCTTTCGATGAAACGGTCTATATGCTCCAACTCCCTACCGATAAGGAAGGCTTGGTCGATAAAGGACTTGTCGTTATGCAAGATTGGGCCTCAGCAGTCTCTTTTGAAGAAGAAGAAATTGATAAGGAAAGAGGCGTTATTCTCTCAGAATGGAGAACCCGCCTCGGCGCCGACGAACGTATGCGCCAGGTCTACTGGCCCAAACTTTTCTATAATTCTCGCTATGCTAATCGCCTACCTATCGGGACTACAGAGGTGATCCAAAATGCCCCCTACGAACGCCTCACGACCTTCTACAAGGATTGGTACCGCCCCAATCTTATGGCCCTTATCGTGGTCGGCGATATCGACCTCGATGAGATCGAAGCCAAAATCAAAACGAATTTTTCTAAAATGGAAAATCCCGAAAACCCCAAAGAGAAAAAACTTTTTGAGGTCCCCGGCCATAAGGAAACTTTCGTCTCTGTAGCTACCGATAAAGAAGCCACGAATGTGAGCTTCCAAATGATCCATAAACATGCTCCCAAAAGCATCAAGACCCTAGACGATTTTAGAACCTCTATTACGCACCAACTCTATAATATCATGCTTAATGCTCGCTACAAGGAGCTAAGCCAAGACCCCAAAGCCCCTTTCCTCTACGCAGGTTCTGGCTATGGCAATTATGTGCGTAATTCCGATGCCTATTTTATCCAAGCTGCCGCCAAAGAAAATAGTATCGAAGAGGCTATCGCCCTAGTCCTACGCGAACAAAAACGTGTACTAGAACACGGCTTTACCGATACCGAACTAGAACGGGCCAAAGCCGAATATCTCAATTATGTAGAACAAGCCTACCGCAAACGCGATAAGGTGACTTCAGCCTCTATCGCCAGCGAATGTGTGAGCCACTTCCTCCAAGATGCCCCCCTATTCGGTATCGAAAAGGAACTACAGTTGGTCAAGGAGTTTCTCCCTAGCATTAAGCTTAAGGAAATGAATGCCCTGCCCAAGGCTTGGATCACTAAGGAAAACCGCACGGCTATCCTTACCGCCCCAGCCAAAGAGGGCCTCAAAATCCCAACTGAAGACCGCATCCGCGAACTTCTAGCCGAAAACGAAAAGATTGAAGTGGAAGCCTATAAGGATAAGTTCCTCGATATGCCACTGCTCGAAAAAGCCCCAAAAGCAGGTAAGGTAACGGCCCAAAAAGAAGTGAAGGAGAAAGAACTCAATATTACCGAATGGACGCTCTCTAACGGCGCTAAAGTAATCTTGAAACCCACCGACTTTGAAGGCGACCAAATTATGCTGCAAGCCTATAACCCCGGTGGCCACTCTATCTATGATGTCAAGGATTTCCTTACGGCTTCTAGCGCCGCCGAATTGATCGACCGCTCTGGCGTTGGCCAGTTTGACCTTATCGCCCTAGAAAAAAAATTGACCGCCAAAACAGTCAGCATTAGCCCCTATATCAGCGAACTGAGCGAGGGCTTCTCTGGCCGCTCTTCTACCGCCGATTTCGAAACGATGCTCAAATTGCTTTATCTCTATGCTACCCAAAGCCGCCTAGACAAAAACGCCTATGAAGCTTATCTGGAAGAGGCCATAGAACAAAGCCGTAACGCCCTGTCTAACCCCCAACAGTATTTCTTCAACGAGTACCAAAAGGCCCTTAGCCAAAATCACCCCCGCCGCCCTGGCCTCCTCTCTGAGGAGCAAATCCGTAGCATCGATATGAAACGTGCTCACGAGATTTATAAGGAACGCTTCGCCGATTTTAGCGACTTTACTTTTGTCCTCGTCGGTAACTTTAAACCCGAAGAGATTAAAGGACAGGTGGAGCAGTATATCGCTAGCCTCCCTAGCACCAACCGCAAGGAGAATTATAAAGACCCTGAGGTGAAGTTCCCCACTAAGGGAATGACCAAAAACCTGAAGAAAGGGCTCGCTCCTCAGTCTAATGTGATTCTATCTTTTGCCCAAGAGGTCAATTGGTCGGCTCAAGAGGCCTTTAAGCTAGATGCCGCAATTAGCGTCCTGAGCATCATGGTCCGAGAAAACCTCCGCGAAGATAAAGGGGGGGTCTATAGCCCATTTGTAGGCGGTGGCATGAGCCGCGAACCCAAGGGAACTAGCCAGATTATTGTCTTCTTCCAATGCGCTCCCGATGATGTGGAGGTCCTCGTAGAAGCCGTTAAAGAAGAAGTGGCCAAGCTCCAAAAAAATGGCCCCTCTGAGGAAAATCTCGAAAAGGTCCGCGAAACTAAACGCCGTGGCCTAGAAACTTCGCTCAAAGAGAACCGCTTCTGGATCGGCCAATTGCTCAATAAATATCGCTTCAATGAAAATCCCTTGAGCATTTTCGACAAAGAAAAAATGATCGAAGATCTCAAAGCAGATGATATCAAAAAGGCCATGAACCAATATGCCGATATCGAAAAAGCATTGATCCTAACTATCAAACCCGAAAAAGAGGTGGATAACGAACGCCCCTAA
- a CDS encoding GH3 family domain-containing protein: MSKIKGQLFKRGLMWHLRSASQRQQTPLRLQQQSLQFLLQMAEQTAFGRHYKFAQIRAALDPIRAYQEQIPIVDYEQMYAHWWHRLLEDEANVVWPGQIRYFAQSSGTSGSPSKQIPVSKAMLGAMKRSTKFMFAHSTQWELGPNFYGRDFLIMGSSTTLRKQGQHWLGDISGINATQMPSWFRGFYKPGAKIIKLPNWEERVAAIAEQAHKWDLSVIAGIPSWVQMMLERVLQVQKADQIIDIWPNLKIYVSGGIAFSPYRQRFKELIGGNVHTLDTYNTSEGSLACQTRIDDEVMPLELILNNGIFFEFIPFNADNFSPTGQLLPQAKALHIGEVREGKEYALLLSTCSGAWRYLLGDTVRILNKQRAEIRLTGRIKHFVSICGEHLSVDNMNEALARCEAELGLQFGEFHLQAVKVGNHFEHHWFLGQTAPLAGLSEELLAQQLDQYLGALNDDYKTEREDNLLKKVKLRLLPNALFWEWWGQQKRIDGQSKFPRVLTAKQFADWKQFLDAKGY; this comes from the coding sequence ATGTCAAAAATAAAAGGACAACTATTCAAGCGGGGGCTGATGTGGCATTTGCGATCAGCCTCTCAACGGCAACAAACTCCGCTGCGCTTGCAGCAGCAGAGCTTGCAGTTTCTTTTGCAGATGGCTGAGCAAACAGCATTTGGTCGGCACTATAAGTTTGCTCAAATTCGGGCGGCTCTAGACCCCATTCGGGCCTATCAGGAGCAGATTCCTATTGTAGATTATGAACAGATGTATGCCCATTGGTGGCATCGTTTGCTAGAGGATGAGGCCAATGTGGTTTGGCCCGGACAGATCCGTTATTTTGCCCAAAGTTCGGGCACTTCTGGCAGCCCTAGCAAGCAGATTCCCGTGAGCAAGGCGATGCTAGGCGCCATGAAACGCAGCACTAAGTTTATGTTTGCCCATTCTACCCAATGGGAGCTTGGCCCCAATTTTTATGGCCGAGATTTCCTCATTATGGGCAGTAGTACCACTTTGCGCAAGCAGGGCCAGCATTGGCTAGGCGATATTTCGGGCATTAATGCCACGCAAATGCCGAGCTGGTTTCGGGGCTTTTATAAACCAGGGGCCAAAATTATTAAACTCCCCAATTGGGAGGAACGTGTTGCGGCTATTGCCGAACAGGCCCACAAATGGGACCTTAGCGTGATTGCGGGCATCCCTTCTTGGGTGCAGATGATGCTCGAACGGGTGCTGCAGGTCCAAAAAGCGGATCAAATTATTGATATCTGGCCCAATCTCAAGATTTATGTTTCTGGCGGGATCGCCTTTTCGCCTTACCGACAACGCTTTAAGGAGCTGATTGGCGGCAATGTACACACCCTAGATACCTATAATACCTCGGAGGGGAGTTTGGCCTGCCAAACCCGAATTGACGATGAGGTCATGCCCCTAGAGTTGATACTGAATAATGGGATTTTCTTTGAGTTTATTCCCTTCAATGCCGATAATTTTAGCCCAACAGGCCAGTTGCTTCCCCAAGCCAAAGCCCTGCATATTGGGGAGGTTCGGGAAGGCAAGGAGTATGCTCTGCTCCTCAGCACTTGCTCGGGCGCTTGGCGCTATTTGCTGGGCGATACGGTCCGCATTCTCAATAAACAAAGGGCCGAGATTCGCCTTACGGGCCGCATTAAGCATTTTGTGAGCATCTGCGGCGAGCACCTTTCTGTAGACAATATGAATGAGGCCCTGGCCCGCTGCGAAGCAGAACTGGGCCTGCAATTTGGCGAGTTTCATCTGCAAGCAGTTAAGGTGGGTAACCATTTTGAACATCATTGGTTTCTGGGGCAAACGGCCCCCCTAGCAGGCTTGTCCGAAGAGCTACTGGCGCAGCAACTGGACCAATATCTGGGCGCCCTAAACGATGACTACAAAACCGAAAGAGAAGATAATTTGTTGAAGAAGGTGAAGCTGCGCCTCTTGCCCAATGCCCTGTTTTGGGAATGGTGGGGGCAGCAAAAACGCATTGACGGACAGTCCAAATTTCCAAGGGTACTGACCGCCAAGCAATTTGCCGACTGGAAACAATTTTTAGATGCCAAAGGATACTAA
- a CDS encoding thiol-disulfide oxidoreductase DCC family protein, which translates to MPKDTKAILLFDGVCHLCEKSVQFVLQRDQQAKVHFAALQSEAGQRILAQQQLAQSDFKSLVLVEDGQAYLGSTAALRLLCLLPFPWPIFGVFLWLPRFLRDPVYYWISKNRYRWFGQKEHCMLPKADWQDRFLS; encoded by the coding sequence ATGCCAAAGGATACTAAAGCCATTTTACTTTTTGATGGGGTTTGCCATCTTTGCGAGAAAAGCGTGCAGTTTGTGCTGCAAAGAGATCAGCAGGCTAAGGTTCATTTTGCCGCCTTGCAATCGGAGGCGGGGCAGCGGATTTTGGCCCAACAGCAACTGGCCCAAAGCGATTTTAAATCGCTGGTTTTAGTAGAAGATGGCCAGGCCTATTTGGGCTCTACGGCAGCTTTGCGCCTGCTTTGTTTGCTGCCTTTTCCCTGGCCCATTTTTGGCGTTTTTTTGTGGCTGCCCCGCTTTTTGCGAGATCCCGTCTACTATTGGATTTCCAAAAATCGCTATCGCTGGTTTGGCCAAAAAGAGCACTGTATGCTGCCTAAAGCGGATTGGCAAGACCGTTTTCTTTCCTAA